Proteins from one Natrinema salinisoli genomic window:
- a CDS encoding manganese catalase family protein — protein sequence MFYQEPELQYEVTVEQPDPHFAKLLQQAIGGQEGEMRVALQYMFQAWAVPEDHAEYRTLLMETAAEELGHIEMLASAVTKNLRGSSKSMSDEVRETAETAEAMTAQGPRQFLSAGESAMPVDSNGVPFTGNYIVASGNLAGDLYANVMAEATGRTLATRLWEYTDDPGMKDMLSYLIARDTQHQNQWLQALETLDDPVPVPASFPQEQENQEYNYTFMSTRRNEQPDPEMPWTQGSSPDGKGEFSYAPDQPGDGEVIAPDPDPMTNDEANRTDD from the coding sequence ATGTTCTACCAAGAACCGGAGCTACAGTACGAGGTCACCGTCGAACAACCGGACCCACACTTCGCGAAGCTCCTCCAGCAAGCGATCGGTGGACAGGAAGGCGAGATGCGCGTCGCCCTTCAGTATATGTTCCAGGCCTGGGCAGTTCCGGAGGACCACGCCGAATACCGGACCCTGTTGATGGAGACCGCCGCCGAGGAACTCGGTCACATCGAAATGCTCGCCTCAGCAGTCACGAAGAACCTCCGCGGCTCGTCGAAGAGTATGAGCGACGAGGTCCGAGAAACCGCGGAGACGGCCGAGGCGATGACCGCACAGGGTCCACGTCAGTTCCTCTCCGCTGGCGAATCGGCGATGCCGGTCGACAGCAACGGCGTCCCCTTCACCGGCAACTACATCGTCGCGTCGGGTAACCTCGCCGGCGACCTTTACGCGAACGTGATGGCGGAGGCGACCGGGCGTACCCTCGCGACCCGACTCTGGGAGTACACCGACGATCCCGGCATGAAGGACATGCTCTCATACTTGATCGCCCGCGACACCCAACACCAGAATCAGTGGCTTCAAGCCCTGGAGACGCTGGACGATCCGGTACCGGTCCCAGCGAGCTTCCCGCAGGAACAGGAAAACCAGGAGTACAACTACACGTTCATGTCGACGAGGCGTAACGAACAGCCCGATCCCGAGATGCCGTGGACCCAGGGGAGTTCCCCGGACGGCAAGGGAGAGTTCTCCTACGCACCGGACCAACCAGGTGACGGAGAGGTCATCGCGCCCGACCCGGACCCGATGACGAACGACGAGGCGAACAGGACCGACGACTAA
- a CDS encoding RICIN domain-containing protein, with amino-acid sequence MGDRHETRRSYLAAVASIGVLGGTAGSVTGSSSTETKDRLAGETYRIEAVHSGLVLDVEGGSTANGGAVQQWGWWRGENQKWHVQRVGDGDEYRLINDYTGKALTIDEGTDGHGAAVEQWDWLDRPRQRFRIEHVTGDQYRIENVGSGLVLDVTGGSTDHGASLQQWGWGDSANQRFRFTQVSDGGDDSGSAAEPGSHFAPSYFAPDDGFATAAEWLDDDTRVIRVTELTREALAKAVNASGPRVVVFEVGGVIDLEEQWLSVENDKLFLAGQTAPSPGITLVQGQFSIDANDCVVQHIRSKPGDAGNERDWTPDAINTGHGTSNNVIDHCTAAWSVDEVMSIGYRTDRTTLSNNLIAEGLHDASGEYPHSAGTLVGDDATDVALLGNVWAQSDNRQPRLKSGTRSVVVNNVIAAGNEVTNLDDDAVTSIVGNAYRRTPYSSEDYVIQHGRAYLADNTSDVNGPLTGDVTELESRPLWPEGVDAMPNRYVLDHAVVNAGARPADRTPHDQRLIDDVQQQSGAIIDSQEEVGGYPTLGETAHSLSVPDTGLREWLAQWARAVEDPYAEPPA; translated from the coding sequence ATGGGAGACAGACACGAAACACGCAGATCGTATCTCGCGGCAGTTGCATCGATCGGGGTATTGGGCGGCACGGCCGGGAGTGTCACCGGTTCGTCAAGTACGGAGACGAAAGATCGGTTGGCCGGGGAGACGTACCGGATCGAGGCCGTCCATTCGGGGCTAGTCCTCGACGTCGAGGGAGGATCGACGGCGAACGGCGGGGCCGTCCAACAGTGGGGATGGTGGCGGGGAGAAAACCAGAAATGGCACGTCCAACGGGTCGGTGACGGTGACGAATACCGTCTCATCAACGACTACACTGGCAAGGCGCTGACGATCGACGAGGGGACGGACGGCCACGGCGCAGCGGTCGAGCAGTGGGACTGGTTGGATCGGCCCAGGCAGCGGTTCCGCATTGAACACGTTACCGGTGACCAATACCGCATCGAAAACGTCGGTAGCGGGCTCGTTCTCGACGTGACAGGTGGGTCAACGGATCACGGCGCGTCGCTCCAGCAGTGGGGCTGGGGGGATAGTGCCAACCAGCGCTTCCGGTTTACGCAGGTTTCGGACGGCGGTGATGACTCGGGGTCGGCGGCGGAACCGGGATCTCACTTCGCACCGTCTTACTTCGCACCCGACGACGGGTTCGCGACAGCGGCCGAGTGGCTGGACGACGACACGCGCGTTATCAGGGTCACTGAGTTGACCCGGGAGGCGTTGGCGAAGGCCGTCAACGCCAGCGGGCCGCGCGTGGTCGTCTTCGAGGTCGGCGGCGTCATCGACCTGGAAGAACAGTGGCTCTCCGTCGAAAACGATAAATTGTTCCTGGCCGGCCAGACGGCTCCATCGCCGGGAATCACCCTCGTCCAGGGACAGTTCTCCATCGACGCGAACGACTGCGTCGTCCAGCACATCCGGTCGAAGCCGGGCGACGCCGGTAACGAGCGCGACTGGACTCCCGACGCGATCAACACCGGTCACGGGACCTCGAACAACGTCATCGACCACTGCACTGCGGCCTGGAGCGTCGACGAGGTCATGTCGATCGGCTACCGGACCGACCGGACGACGCTCTCGAACAACCTCATCGCGGAGGGGCTCCACGACGCCAGCGGGGAATATCCACACTCTGCCGGGACGCTCGTCGGTGACGACGCGACGGACGTCGCCCTCTTGGGGAACGTCTGGGCCCAGAGCGACAACCGACAGCCGCGATTGAAGTCCGGAACCAGAAGCGTCGTGGTCAACAACGTGATCGCCGCCGGCAACGAGGTCACGAATTTGGACGACGACGCCGTCACTAGCATCGTCGGCAACGCATACCGTCGAACACCGTACTCCTCGGAGGACTACGTCATCCAGCACGGTCGCGCGTACCTCGCGGACAACACCTCCGACGTGAACGGGCCGCTCACCGGAGACGTGACGGAACTCGAGTCCCGGCCGCTGTGGCCCGAGGGCGTGGACGCCATGCCGAACCGGTACGTGCTCGATCACGCCGTCGTGAACGCGGGGGCGCGTCCGGCCGATCGGACGCCCCACGATCAGCGACTCATCGACGACGTTCAGCAGCAGTCGGGAGCAATCATCGACAGCCAGGAGGAAGTCGGCGGCTATCCGACGCTCGGGGAAACCGCACACTCGCTGTCGGTTCCCGACACCGGGCTTCGGGAGTGGTTGGCGCAGTGGGCGCGAGCGGTCGAGGATCCCTACGCCGAACCGCCCGCGTGA
- a CDS encoding cytochrome c oxidase subunit 3, whose translation MGSGGHTDSPDENVPRADGSDHRVPGGQAPEEYGDHRGRGDHDDHEHDHRSRWPLIAAAGAAGLYGGAAVSILGRETGLLPPLLGVGLAVVGTVVLLAGVAGWLEQAFVAPARETLGAPKSRESYVSTTLLFLATDVSTFGALFIYYAFVRIGSWPPDELPPLLGSLVLVNTAILVASSVTFHYAHEALEGGDRRRFLGLLVTTLGLGLIFLVGQVYEYYEFVTAEGFTLASGVFGTAFFGLTGLHGFHVALGVAGIAVLTWRALRGQYGPDRDTSVATVSLYWHFVDAVWLVLVLVLYVGASV comes from the coding sequence ATGGGCTCTGGTGGACACACCGATTCGCCCGACGAGAACGTCCCTCGAGCCGACGGGTCCGATCACCGCGTTCCCGGGGGACAGGCACCCGAAGAGTACGGCGACCACCGCGGCCGCGGCGATCACGACGATCACGAGCACGACCACCGGAGCCGCTGGCCGCTGATCGCCGCCGCCGGGGCCGCCGGGCTCTACGGCGGAGCCGCCGTCTCCATCCTCGGACGCGAGACCGGACTCCTCCCGCCACTGCTCGGCGTCGGCCTCGCCGTCGTCGGGACCGTCGTCCTGCTGGCCGGCGTCGCCGGCTGGCTCGAGCAGGCGTTTGTAGCACCCGCTCGAGAGACGCTCGGAGCACCCAAGTCCCGCGAATCGTACGTCTCGACGACGCTCCTCTTCCTCGCGACCGACGTCTCGACGTTCGGCGCGCTGTTCATTTACTACGCCTTCGTCAGAATCGGGAGCTGGCCGCCCGACGAGCTGCCGCCGCTTCTGGGCTCGCTCGTGCTCGTCAACACCGCCATTCTGGTCGCCAGCAGCGTCACCTTCCACTACGCACACGAGGCGCTCGAGGGCGGCGACCGGCGGCGATTCCTCGGGCTCCTCGTGACGACGCTCGGACTCGGCCTGATCTTTCTCGTCGGCCAGGTCTACGAGTACTACGAGTTCGTCACCGCGGAAGGATTCACGCTCGCGAGCGGGGTCTTCGGGACCGCCTTCTTCGGCCTGACCGGTCTCCACGGGTTTCACGTCGCCCTCGGCGTCGCCGGTATCGCCGTTCTCACCTGGCGAGCGCTCCGAGGTCAGTACGGCCCGGATCGCGACACGTCAGTCGCGACCGTCTCGCTGTACTGGCACTTCGTCGACGCCGTCTGGCTCGTCCTCGTCCTCGTCCTCTACGTTGGCGCGTCGGTGTGA